The following are encoded together in the Xanthomonas sacchari genome:
- a CDS encoding RHS repeat-associated core domain-containing protein — protein MRGFLPFLFSIFMGGMCCLVPPSAEAQAVGQYCYQSCFGSLDEAEAEMRSALTYGAYLVRDETVITDGDSSAPSYQIRYKVKRQPPSYISSPGFLIGGNGPDSTKPSICAANSDPILKDYCATESEMVQGWMNLMRYNSPDCTISNERITGAYGEPFVQSILYHSGLGMLTFDLPGFKWLKYSISCPGWDDPTPSPREATLVKTRVYSCPAGLKPVVGYGPSYSPSGSSTSVVEYPYLCGNSDAPIIYVKGIDQTKSCAVNANPCFPATGDKFRQEDDLVFAGRSFQRFYHSVQQLQVGMGMAPGWSHSFADLIGSGGSYMVTYDGFFEQFVRVADGKYRGRRNAAEMMSRSSDGVWTLVQANGDRRIYNAQGRLASIKSSASPAFDIDFVYSGENLVKAIDGLGHVLTFAYSNGFLGKVTLDDGSYVKYDYDAAQNLVSVTRSDGSVRAYRYGESGHAPAGRAHLLTGIEEDGVRYATFSYATDGRVAGSSLHANGAEVETTSITYSGASSAQVLQPNGASYTYQFGQGLFRQIEAISGPDGTKAMSFDAGRPVSITDRLGNSTQFSYQDSLDDQGASSSTVTEGVGTSYQRSQTLTRDSENQVVAQQGSEGSGTTSLSRAVYAAGRVTFRCQYDVSVSAASAYVCGSMASAPAGVRQDAYTYCTDSDLADGSSNCPKLGLLKQVDGARTDVSDTTSFTYYPTDDSTCATSAATCPHRKGDLWKVTNALGQVTEYLAYDGAGRVLSVKDANGVVTDYTYHPRGWLTASKVRGADDSSESDDRITTIDYWPTGLVKQVTQPDGAFTRFTYDAAHRLTDIADNAGNTIHYTLDNAGNRLKEDTKDASGTLKRTLSRIYNQLGQLATQATAQGDPTDLGYDGNGNTKTVTDALGHATQNDYDPLNRLARTLQDVGGIAAETKFGYDALDNLTKVTDPKGLDTTYAYNGLGDLTKLTSPDTGSTTYTYDSAGNRATQTDARNIKTSYGYDALNRLTQVTYPTTSLNVSYTYDVSQSTCASGETYAVGRLSRMQDGSGSTDYCYDRFGDLVRKVQTTNGKVFVVRYAYTKAGQLSRLTYPDGAVVDYVRNAQGQTTEVGVTPPGGTRQVLLNQATYYPFGAVAGWTYGNGRPMQRVLDQDYRPLAVNDTRSDGLAVGFAFDPVGNLSALTAPGNTAPVIKLDYDPLGRLTAFKDGPTDTVIDGYTYDATGNRLSAKVNTTTQTYSYPTTSHRLSSVAGTARSYDAAGNTTAIGGTAVQYVYGANGRLTQVKRSGTTVANYAYNGRGEQVRRVGKTNVYTLYDESGHWLGDYDNNGAVVQQAIWLDDLPVGVLAKTTLRYVQPDHLGTPRAVIDPVRDVAIWRWDLKGEAFGTTAPDQDPDKDGTAFVFDMRFPGQRYDALSGLNQNYFRDYESGTGRYVQSDPIGLNGGISTYGYIGSRPMASIDPMGLACSSVNGTTRCDYPGGPSFSLPTPPGWKDFNGSEWMYHHYDVRRKIGCANANGVMQDLIKHPTPSPNARPATSSGTKRNDAGVPYLPVSNFVTSYLTTDLRTGQPVVVNITAPGSFFDPGYVARTVTNGVAHTYGEGTSSVQHDKSMNGAMINWVVNELVWGDQMQGFIDENSPSCGCS, from the coding sequence ATGCGTGGATTTTTGCCTTTCCTGTTCAGTATTTTTATGGGCGGGATGTGCTGTCTTGTTCCGCCTTCGGCAGAGGCGCAGGCAGTGGGGCAATATTGTTATCAGTCCTGTTTTGGCTCGCTTGATGAGGCTGAGGCTGAAATGCGTTCAGCCCTTACTTATGGCGCTTATCTTGTCAGGGATGAGACAGTCATCACCGACGGTGATTCGTCCGCGCCATCCTACCAAATTAGGTATAAGGTAAAGCGTCAGCCCCCATCCTATATCAGTTCACCAGGGTTTTTGATTGGTGGAAATGGGCCTGACAGTACTAAGCCATCTATTTGTGCGGCCAACTCCGATCCGATCTTAAAAGATTACTGCGCTACTGAGTCGGAGATGGTGCAGGGGTGGATGAATTTGATGCGTTATAATTCTCCGGATTGTACAATCTCCAATGAGCGTATAACCGGTGCTTACGGTGAGCCATTTGTTCAGAGCATCCTTTATCATAGTGGGCTTGGAATGCTCACTTTTGATCTTCCTGGGTTTAAGTGGTTGAAATATAGCATTTCATGCCCTGGTTGGGATGATCCCACTCCTTCTCCTCGGGAGGCTACGCTTGTAAAGACAAGAGTTTATTCTTGTCCGGCAGGGTTGAAGCCGGTTGTGGGGTACGGTCCTTCCTATAGTCCGTCTGGAAGTTCTACGTCTGTGGTTGAGTATCCGTACCTTTGTGGTAACTCTGATGCGCCAATTATCTATGTAAAAGGTATTGATCAGACGAAGTCTTGTGCAGTCAACGCAAATCCGTGCTTTCCTGCGACTGGAGATAAGTTTAGGCAGGAAGATGATTTGGTCTTCGCAGGCAGAAGCTTTCAACGCTTCTATCACTCTGTTCAGCAGCTTCAGGTCGGCATGGGGATGGCGCCGGGTTGGAGTCATTCGTTTGCTGACCTTATAGGCTCCGGTGGGAGCTACATGGTTACCTATGACGGATTTTTTGAGCAGTTCGTCAGGGTGGCTGACGGTAAATATAGAGGTCGTAGAAACGCGGCTGAGATGATGTCGCGTTCTTCCGATGGTGTTTGGACTCTTGTCCAGGCAAACGGAGATCGGCGGATATATAACGCCCAGGGGCGCCTCGCTTCCATTAAGTCTAGCGCTTCTCCGGCGTTTGACATTGATTTTGTATATTCAGGAGAGAATCTGGTCAAGGCAATTGATGGGCTTGGGCATGTCTTGACTTTTGCCTATAGCAATGGATTTCTCGGTAAGGTGACATTGGACGATGGGAGTTACGTGAAATATGATTACGATGCTGCCCAGAATCTAGTGAGCGTCACCCGTTCTGACGGAAGCGTTCGAGCTTACCGTTATGGAGAGTCCGGGCATGCGCCTGCGGGGCGTGCGCACCTGCTGACTGGTATTGAAGAAGATGGCGTTCGATACGCGACCTTCAGTTATGCAACTGATGGGCGGGTGGCGGGCAGCAGCCTGCATGCAAACGGAGCGGAAGTGGAAACGACCTCCATCACCTACTCTGGCGCCAGTAGCGCACAAGTTTTGCAGCCTAATGGCGCGAGCTATACATATCAGTTCGGGCAAGGCCTTTTCCGCCAGATCGAAGCCATCAGTGGCCCTGATGGGACCAAGGCAATGAGTTTCGATGCAGGGCGGCCCGTCTCCATTACGGATAGGTTAGGGAACTCCACTCAATTCAGCTATCAGGATTCTTTGGATGACCAAGGTGCCTCTTCGAGCACTGTGACTGAGGGGGTTGGTACGTCTTACCAAAGATCTCAAACCCTTACTCGCGACTCGGAGAATCAGGTCGTGGCGCAGCAAGGGAGCGAGGGGAGTGGAACAACGTCTCTTTCTCGTGCAGTTTACGCTGCAGGGCGGGTGACTTTCCGCTGTCAGTACGATGTGTCTGTTTCGGCTGCTTCCGCCTATGTCTGCGGTTCGATGGCAAGTGCGCCCGCTGGTGTCCGACAGGATGCCTATACCTATTGCACCGATAGCGACCTGGCTGATGGTTCAAGTAATTGTCCGAAGTTGGGACTTCTAAAACAGGTCGATGGCGCGCGCACCGACGTCAGCGATACCACCAGCTTTACCTATTACCCCACCGACGACAGCACCTGCGCCACGTCCGCAGCCACCTGCCCGCACCGCAAGGGCGACCTGTGGAAGGTGACCAACGCGCTGGGCCAAGTCACCGAGTACTTGGCCTACGACGGCGCCGGTCGCGTGCTGTCGGTGAAAGACGCCAATGGCGTGGTCACTGACTACACGTACCACCCGCGCGGCTGGCTGACCGCCAGCAAGGTGCGTGGGGCCGACGACAGCAGCGAGAGCGACGACCGCATCACCACGATCGACTACTGGCCGACCGGCCTGGTCAAGCAGGTGACGCAACCCGATGGCGCCTTCACCCGCTTCACCTACGATGCGGCGCATCGGCTGACCGATATCGCCGACAACGCCGGCAACACCATCCACTACACCCTGGACAATGCCGGCAACCGCCTCAAGGAAGACACCAAGGACGCGTCTGGCACGCTCAAGCGCACCTTGTCGCGCATCTACAACCAGCTTGGCCAACTGGCCACGCAGGCCACCGCGCAGGGCGATCCGACCGACTTAGGCTACGACGGCAACGGCAACACCAAGACCGTCACCGACGCGCTCGGTCATGCCACCCAGAACGACTACGACCCGCTCAATCGCCTGGCGCGCACGCTGCAGGACGTGGGCGGCATCGCCGCCGAGACCAAGTTCGGCTACGACGCACTGGATAACCTCACCAAGGTCACTGACCCCAAGGGCCTGGACACCACCTACGCCTACAACGGCCTGGGCGACCTGACCAAACTCACCAGCCCGGACACCGGCAGCACCACCTACACCTACGACAGCGCCGGCAACCGCGCCACCCAGACCGATGCGCGCAACATCAAGACCAGCTACGGTTACGACGCGCTGAACCGGCTGACCCAGGTCACCTATCCGACCACCAGCCTCAACGTCAGCTACACCTACGACGTCAGCCAGAGCACCTGCGCCAGCGGCGAGACCTACGCGGTGGGCCGCCTGAGCCGGATGCAGGACGGCAGCGGCAGCACCGACTACTGCTATGACCGCTTCGGCGATCTGGTACGCAAGGTGCAAACCACCAACGGCAAGGTGTTCGTGGTCCGCTACGCGTACACCAAGGCAGGGCAGCTGAGCCGCCTGACCTACCCGGATGGGGCGGTGGTGGACTACGTGCGCAACGCCCAGGGCCAGACCACCGAGGTCGGGGTGACTCCGCCCGGCGGCACGCGCCAGGTGCTGCTGAATCAGGCCACCTACTATCCGTTCGGCGCGGTCGCCGGCTGGACCTACGGCAACGGCCGTCCGATGCAGCGCGTGCTGGATCAGGACTACCGCCCGCTGGCGGTCAACGACACCCGTAGCGACGGCCTGGCGGTGGGCTTCGCCTTCGACCCGGTCGGCAACCTCAGCGCGCTGACCGCACCGGGCAACACCGCACCGGTCATCAAACTGGACTACGACCCGCTGGGCCGGCTGACCGCGTTCAAGGACGGCCCGACCGACACGGTGATCGATGGTTATACCTACGACGCCACCGGCAACCGCCTCAGCGCCAAGGTCAATACCACTACGCAGACTTACAGCTATCCGACCACCAGCCACCGCCTGAGCAGTGTGGCCGGTACCGCGCGCAGCTATGACGCGGCTGGCAACACCACCGCGATCGGCGGCACGGCCGTGCAGTACGTATATGGCGCCAATGGCCGGCTGACACAGGTCAAGCGCAGTGGTACCACCGTGGCGAACTACGCCTACAACGGCCGCGGCGAGCAGGTGCGGCGAGTGGGCAAGACCAACGTCTACACGCTGTACGACGAGAGCGGCCACTGGCTGGGCGACTACGACAACAATGGCGCGGTCGTGCAGCAGGCGATCTGGCTGGATGACCTGCCGGTGGGCGTGCTGGCCAAGACCACGCTGCGCTACGTGCAACCGGACCATCTGGGCACCCCCCGCGCGGTGATCGACCCGGTCCGCGACGTGGCGATCTGGCGCTGGGACCTGAAGGGCGAAGCCTTCGGCACCACCGCGCCGGATCAGGACCCGGACAAGGATGGCACTGCCTTCGTATTCGATATGCGGTTCCCGGGTCAGCGCTATGACGCGTTGAGCGGGCTTAACCAGAACTACTTCCGTGACTACGAGTCCGGCACTGGGCGGTATGTGCAGAGTGATCCGATTGGGTTAAATGGCGGGATTTCGACTTATGGCTACATCGGCTCAAGGCCGATGGCCTCTATCGATCCCATGGGGCTAGCCTGTAGCTCAGTAAACGGTACCACGCGCTGTGATTATCCTGGTGGTCCTTCTTTTAGCTTGCCAACTCCCCCTGGTTGGAAGGATTTTAACGGCAGCGAGTGGATGTACCATCATTATGACGTCAGGCGCAAAATAGGATGTGCGAATGCGAACGGCGTAATGCAGGACCTCATAAAGCATCCGACTCCATCACCTAATGCTAGGCCTGCTACATCATCTGGGACAAAGAGGAACGACGCTGGAGTTCCTTACTTGCCTGTTTCTAATTTTGTAACTAGCTATTTGACGACCGATTTGCGGACTGGCCAGCCCGTAGTTGTGAACATTACTGCTCCAGGTAGTTTTTTTGATCCTGGTTACGTTGCGCGTACGGTCACTAACGGAGTTGCTCATACCTATGGGGAGGGCACGAGCTCTGTTCAGCATGACAAAAGTATGAATGGTGCAATGATCAATTGGGTCGTAAATGAGCTCGTGTGGGGAGATCAAATGCAGGGATTTATTGACGAAAATTCACCTAGTTGCGGATGTTCTTAG
- a CDS encoding chemotaxis protein CheW has product MSSYASNDEIRGVLILAGSERVLLPNATIAEVMSRVPVEPLPDAPHWLLGQIAWYGWKVPLVSFARLTGLGAEIVAANNKIVVLKALGGNPDLPYVALLTQSFPQLISVPRDGLLADASEETLPPGVHMRVLLGEQSALLPDLEAIEGMVVERFAAVS; this is encoded by the coding sequence ATGAGCAGCTACGCCAGCAACGACGAAATCCGCGGTGTCCTCATCCTGGCCGGCAGCGAGCGCGTGCTGCTGCCCAACGCCACCATCGCCGAAGTGATGTCGCGCGTGCCGGTCGAACCGCTGCCCGACGCCCCGCACTGGCTGCTCGGCCAGATCGCCTGGTACGGCTGGAAAGTCCCTCTGGTCTCCTTCGCCCGCCTGACCGGCCTGGGCGCCGAGATCGTGGCCGCCAACAACAAGATCGTCGTGCTCAAGGCCCTGGGCGGCAACCCCGACCTGCCGTACGTGGCACTGCTCACCCAATCCTTCCCGCAACTGATCTCCGTCCCCCGCGACGGCCTGCTCGCCGACGCCTCCGAAGAAACCCTCCCGCCCGGCGTGCACATGCGCGTGCTGCTGGGCGAGCAGAGCGCGTTGCTGCCGGATCTGGAGGCGATCGAGGGGATGGTGGTGGAGCGGTTTGCGGCGGTTTCATAA
- a CDS encoding chemotaxis protein CheB — protein sequence MFANDGDATSTPVALLARPGKARERLREALHLVGAAIVLEDDPGAIDAQTLSDAAPAAVLIALEPAIEDALERLDAALALPGVTVIFDEAELAARREGWEAQRWARHLAAKLQGHQDVLPPGRETETGLQPEPGLPATPAQLHDDAPIGLHVDEAAGFAEAAPEDGMYAWQPPADVAPGFEELQFARAEAAASEASAQPAVPHVDAAPAAPAAIPAALPASAWSLVDDDAPLLAAAPRAPQHIPQFSTEGLSLVALESEEPAATSGAGAGAAARGAVLVMAGIGGPDAIRRLLAALPESFPLPLLVQLRLDGGRYGNLVKQIARVSALPVLLAEAGEPVVPGNVYILPDDVGVHGTAGLRFVAQDAGASVVAGLPAAHSAVLLLSGSDPQQVEAVLALAAQGAWVAGQSGDGCYDPAAGAHLILQGHPGGDPAQLAQALTARWSG from the coding sequence GTGTTCGCGAATGACGGCGACGCCACCTCCACGCCGGTCGCGTTGCTGGCCCGTCCCGGCAAGGCGCGCGAGCGCCTGCGCGAAGCGCTGCACCTGGTCGGCGCGGCGATCGTGCTGGAGGACGACCCGGGTGCGATCGACGCGCAGACCCTGTCCGACGCTGCGCCGGCGGCGGTGCTGATCGCGCTGGAGCCGGCGATCGAGGACGCGCTGGAGCGGCTGGATGCGGCGCTGGCGCTGCCCGGCGTCACCGTGATCTTCGACGAAGCCGAACTGGCCGCGCGCCGCGAAGGCTGGGAAGCGCAGCGCTGGGCGCGGCATCTGGCGGCCAAGCTGCAAGGCCACCAGGATGTGCTGCCCCCCGGCCGCGAGACCGAGACCGGCCTGCAGCCGGAGCCGGGCCTGCCGGCGACACCGGCGCAGTTGCATGACGACGCACCGATCGGCCTGCACGTCGACGAAGCCGCCGGCTTCGCCGAGGCCGCGCCGGAAGACGGCATGTATGCCTGGCAGCCGCCGGCCGACGTCGCGCCCGGCTTCGAGGAGCTGCAGTTCGCGCGCGCCGAAGCCGCTGCCAGCGAAGCGTCTGCGCAGCCGGCTGTGCCGCACGTCGATGCGGCACCGGCTGCGCCCGCCGCCATACCCGCCGCGCTGCCGGCCAGTGCCTGGTCGCTGGTCGACGACGACGCGCCCTTGCTCGCCGCCGCGCCGCGCGCGCCGCAGCACATCCCGCAGTTCTCCACCGAGGGCCTGTCGCTGGTCGCGCTGGAGTCCGAAGAACCCGCGGCCACGAGCGGCGCCGGTGCAGGCGCCGCCGCGCGCGGTGCGGTGCTGGTGATGGCCGGCATCGGCGGCCCCGACGCGATCCGCCGCCTGCTCGCCGCGCTGCCGGAGAGTTTCCCGCTGCCGCTGCTGGTGCAGTTGCGCCTGGACGGCGGCCGCTACGGCAACCTGGTCAAGCAGATCGCGCGCGTGTCCGCGCTGCCGGTGCTGTTGGCCGAGGCCGGCGAGCCGGTCGTTCCCGGCAACGTCTACATCCTGCCCGACGACGTCGGCGTGCACGGCACGGCCGGCCTGCGCTTCGTCGCCCAGGACGCCGGCGCCTCCGTGGTCGCCGGCCTGCCGGCCGCGCACAGCGCGGTGCTGCTGCTCAGCGGCAGCGACCCACAACAGGTGGAGGCCGTGCTGGCGCTGGCCGCGCAGGGCGCCTGGGTGGCCGGGCAGTCTGGCGATGGCTGCTACGACCCCGCCGCCGGCGCGCACCTGATCCTGCAGGGTCATCCCGGCGGCGATCCGGCGCAACTGGCCCAGGCCTTGACCGCGCGGTGGAGCGGCTGA